A window of Patagioenas fasciata isolate bPatFas1 chromosome 5, bPatFas1.hap1, whole genome shotgun sequence contains these coding sequences:
- the ASCL2 gene encoding achaete-scute homolog 2, producing the protein MNGGALPPLPSAAPRGRRRPASPELLRCKRRLAFAALPGTGAAAAAVARRNERERNRVRLVNLGFAALRQHVPHGAASKKMSKVETLRSAVEYIRALQRLLDEHDAAAAFPDGRGRAAVAEGGGSGGYSSASPSFGSSVPGSPCSSEESGYDAALSPEERELLDFTSWLGSY; encoded by the coding sequence ATGAACGGCGGGGCCCTGCCGCCGCTACCCTCCGCCGCCCCCCGCGGCCGCCGGCGGCCCGCCTCCCCCGAGCTGCTGCGCTGCAAGCGCCGCCTGGCCTTCGCCGCTCTCCCGGGCActggggcggcggcggccgccgtcGCCCGTCGGAACGAGCGGGAGCGCAACCGCGTGCGGCTGGTCAACCTGGGCTTTGCCGCCCTCCGCCAGCATGTCCCTCACGGCGCCGCCAGCAAGAAGATGAGCAAAGTGGAGACGCTCCGCTCCGCCGTCGAGTACATCCGCGCCTTGCAGCGGCTCCTCGACGAACACGACGCCGCCGCCGCTTTCCCCGACGGCCGCGGCCGGGCGGCCGTCGCGGAaggaggcggcagcggcggctacTCCTCCGCTTCGCCTTCTTTCGGCTCCTCCGTGCCCGGCTCGCCTTGCTCCTCTGAGGAGAGCGGCTACGACGCGGCACTCAGCCCCGAGGAGCGGGAGCTGCTGGACTTCACCAGCTGGCTCGGGAGCTACTGA